From Candidatus Neomarinimicrobiota bacterium, one genomic window encodes:
- the lipA gene encoding lipoyl synthase yields the protein MESFVQIKAQKPKIRLRFGDGYQFVKETINNNKLTTVCEEARCPNLFECWDRGTATIMILGDTCTRACGFCSVKTGKPIWNDSLEPIRTAIAVGQMKLKHVVITSVDRDDLKGDYGSEIWAETIRQIHGRVPECTVEVLTPDFQNYKPALLKIFEAGPEIFSHNIETVKRISKRVRAQANWKRSMRVLKQSVDFGLVTKTGIMVGLGETKDEVIETMREVSNLGVTVFTIGQYLQPTQNHLPVIRYLDDLEFKEYKEIGMSFGFQIVESGALVRSSYHADEQARFAKLKGWINE from the coding sequence ATGGAATCATTTGTGCAAATTAAAGCCCAAAAACCAAAAATTCGCCTTCGATTTGGGGATGGTTATCAATTTGTAAAAGAAACTATAAATAATAATAAACTTACGACAGTATGCGAAGAAGCGCGTTGCCCAAACCTATTTGAATGTTGGGATCGTGGAACAGCAACCATAATGATTCTTGGAGATACATGCACACGAGCATGCGGATTTTGTTCGGTAAAAACCGGAAAACCAATTTGGAATGATTCGTTAGAACCGATTCGCACTGCAATTGCAGTCGGGCAAATGAAATTAAAACATGTGGTTATAACGTCAGTTGATAGAGATGATTTAAAGGGTGATTATGGATCAGAAATTTGGGCAGAGACGATTCGACAAATTCATGGTAGAGTACCGGAATGTACGGTAGAAGTATTGACGCCAGATTTTCAGAATTACAAACCTGCACTTCTAAAAATATTTGAAGCTGGCCCGGAAATTTTCAGTCATAACATTGAAACTGTGAAACGAATTAGCAAACGCGTTCGTGCACAGGCGAATTGGAAACGAAGTATGCGCGTCCTAAAACAATCAGTGGATTTTGGATTGGTAACCAAAACAGGAATCATGGTTGGATTGGGAGAAACAAAAGATGAAGTCATTGAAACCATGCGCGAAGTTTCTAATCTCGGAGTAACTGTTTTTACGATTGGACAATACCTTCAACCTACTCAAAACCATTTGCCTGTTATCCGTTATCTGGACGATTTAGAATTTAAAGAATACAAAGAGATTGGTATGAGTTTTGGGTTTCAGATTGTGGAATCCGGCGCATTGGTCCGAAGTTCTTACCACGCCGATGAGCAGGCTCGCTTTGCAAAATTAAAAGGATGGATAAATGAATAA
- the lon gene encoding endopeptidase La, with translation MNEESRQYPVMPLRNTVLFPQQVIPIYIGRDKSLKLIDDLPTDAKYIVVVAQEDGSIEEPKPEDLYAFGTLAQVLKVFDMPDNSKSAIVQGLDRVKILSYPEHDPYYKAVIQTVNDEGEEKDIELDALMTNLRTVFAELIQVAPYLTEEHSGMLSNIQKPARLADKSISLLNIVNHEKQEVLEELSVKKRVERAIDILNREMQRIRLGEEIQSEVQDEISKTQREYYLREQLKAIKKELGEDEGAAEFTELEEKITKAKMSEEAEKVAKKELNRLEAIPTQSPEYTVSRTYIEWLVELPWSESSKDTVNIADAEKILDDDHYGLEKVKERILEYLAVRALKEEKDPGSGMRGPILCFAGPPGVGKTSLGRSIAKSMGREFVRLSLGGVRDEAEIRGHRRTYIGALPGRIIQSLKKAGTNNPVFMLDEIDKLGSDFRGDPSSALLEVLDPEQNSTFSDHYLDVNFDLSKVMFISTANYQDPIPPALRDRMEILDFSGYIEDEKIHIAKRHLIPKQVKENALTKSDVSFDKNAIRELIRSYTREAGVRNLEREIANVLRKVARDKLEKSNGKIKLNKNKINEYLGAPRFYSDIAERTTKPGVVTGLAWTAAGGDILFIEASKMKGKGKLTLTGQLGDVMKESATAALTYVRSHTDIIGLPENFNEITDIHVHVPAGAIPKDGPSAGVGMFTAMVSLLTDKPVASNVAMTGEITLRGNVLPIGGVKEKVTAAHRSGIRTIILPDHNRKDLEEIPKHILKDLKIHFAKEMMDVIDIALPGLNGKKKKESGKKTNSKAKKSR, from the coding sequence ATGAACGAAGAATCGCGTCAATATCCAGTTATGCCATTGAGGAATACTGTTTTATTCCCCCAGCAAGTCATTCCGATCTACATTGGCCGGGATAAATCTTTAAAATTAATAGATGATTTACCTACTGATGCAAAATATATTGTTGTAGTTGCTCAGGAAGATGGTTCAATTGAAGAACCTAAGCCGGAAGATTTGTATGCGTTTGGAACCCTTGCTCAAGTGCTAAAAGTATTTGATATGCCTGACAACAGTAAGTCAGCAATTGTGCAAGGATTAGATCGTGTGAAAATTCTCTCATATCCAGAACATGATCCTTATTACAAAGCTGTGATCCAGACAGTCAATGACGAAGGAGAGGAAAAAGATATTGAACTGGATGCATTAATGACCAATCTCCGCACAGTTTTCGCTGAATTAATCCAAGTAGCGCCCTATTTGACTGAAGAACATTCCGGTATGCTATCAAATATTCAGAAACCCGCTCGGCTTGCAGATAAGTCAATCAGTTTGTTGAATATTGTAAACCATGAAAAACAAGAAGTCCTTGAAGAATTATCCGTTAAAAAAAGAGTTGAGAGGGCGATTGATATTCTTAATCGGGAAATGCAGAGAATTAGACTTGGAGAAGAAATCCAAAGTGAAGTTCAAGATGAAATATCCAAAACTCAGCGTGAATATTATTTGCGGGAACAATTAAAAGCGATAAAAAAGGAATTAGGTGAAGATGAGGGAGCAGCAGAATTTACCGAACTTGAAGAAAAAATTACTAAAGCAAAAATGTCCGAGGAAGCTGAAAAAGTTGCAAAAAAAGAACTCAATCGTTTGGAGGCAATTCCAACCCAATCTCCGGAATACACGGTGTCTCGTACGTATATTGAATGGCTTGTTGAATTACCATGGAGTGAATCGAGTAAGGACACGGTGAATATAGCCGATGCTGAAAAAATTCTTGATGATGATCATTATGGTTTAGAAAAAGTTAAAGAAAGAATTCTTGAATATTTGGCTGTCCGAGCTCTTAAAGAGGAAAAGGATCCGGGTAGTGGAATGCGCGGACCTATCCTATGTTTTGCGGGACCTCCAGGGGTTGGAAAAACGTCGCTGGGAAGATCCATCGCAAAATCAATGGGACGTGAGTTTGTTCGGCTTTCGCTTGGCGGTGTTCGCGACGAAGCTGAAATAAGAGGTCATAGGCGAACGTACATTGGCGCTTTGCCAGGTCGGATCATTCAATCCCTGAAAAAGGCCGGTACCAATAATCCCGTTTTTATGTTAGATGAAATAGATAAGCTTGGATCGGATTTCCGAGGGGATCCATCATCTGCACTGTTGGAAGTACTTGATCCGGAACAGAATTCAACATTTTCTGATCATTATTTAGATGTGAATTTTGATCTGAGTAAGGTTATGTTTATTTCAACCGCAAATTACCAAGACCCAATTCCTCCAGCTCTCAGAGACCGTATGGAAATTCTTGATTTTTCCGGATATATTGAGGATGAAAAAATTCATATTGCCAAGCGACATCTTATTCCCAAACAGGTCAAAGAGAACGCTCTCACTAAATCCGATGTTTCTTTTGATAAAAATGCAATCCGGGAACTCATCCGATCTTATACGAGGGAGGCAGGAGTTAGGAATCTTGAACGTGAAATTGCCAATGTGCTCCGGAAAGTGGCCCGTGACAAGTTGGAAAAATCAAATGGAAAAATCAAACTTAACAAAAATAAAATAAATGAATATTTAGGCGCACCCAGATTTTACTCAGATATTGCTGAGCGAACAACAAAACCGGGTGTTGTAACTGGGCTGGCTTGGACTGCTGCCGGTGGCGATATTCTTTTTATTGAGGCTAGTAAAATGAAGGGTAAGGGAAAACTCACTCTTACCGGACAGTTGGGTGATGTAATGAAAGAATCTGCCACTGCAGCTTTGACATACGTTCGATCACATACGGACATTATCGGGTTACCTGAAAATTTTAATGAAATAACCGATATTCACGTCCATGTTCCTGCGGGTGCCATTCCAAAGGATGGACCTTCTGCAGGTGTCGGAATGTTTACAGCGATGGTTTCTCTATTGACTGATAAACCTGTAGCTTCTAATGTTGCGATGACCGGTGAAATTACTCTACGAGGGAATGTTCTTCCCATTGGTGGGGTGAAAGAAAAAGTAACGGCTGCTCACCGATCGGGTATCAGGACCATTATTCTTCCGGATCATAATCGGAAGGATTTGGAAGAAATACCAAAACATATTTTAAAAGATTTAAAGATTCATTTTGCGAAAGAAATGATGGATGTGATTGATATTGCGCTTCCTGGCCTAAACGGAAAGAAGAAAAAGGAATCCGGTAAGAAAACGAATTCAAAAGCAAAAAAATCACGCTAA
- a CDS encoding IS3 family transposase codes for QDIFEYIEVFYNRQRLHSALGYKTPIEYGKLTNVA; via the coding sequence AACAGGACATATTTGAATACATAGAGGTGTTTTACAACCGCCAAAGGCTTCATTCAGCCTTAGGCTACAAAACACCTATTGAATATGGAAAACTAACAAATGTTGCTTAA
- a CDS encoding tungsten formylmethanofuran dehydrogenase, whose protein sequence is MPKLHGFQKKELLSIYEKLVLARQLDDKMLIMLKQGKSFFHIGCSGHEAAQMAAAKTLRPGEDWAFPYYRDGAFCLGLGMTAREQLLCFLSKKEDPNSGGRQMPQHYGHKDLRIVSQSSATGTQFLQAVGCAMGIKKDKTKEIVYVSSGEGTTSQGDFHEALNWASREKLPVIFHIEDNEYAISVHISEQTSGSSVFSMVSGYQNLARFDVNGSDFFETNLAFQKATERARKGKGPSVIVSHVVRLLPHSSSDDQRKYRTEKDLKKDKEKDPIIEFEKECIKTKVISKKEFSVIRKKIITKVDRDAKWADAQTFPDASTALDHIYASDRKIEEHPFKEINEKIVLVDAINHALSEELEQNEKMVVYGQDIADPKGGVFTATRGLSDSFGKSRVFNSPLAESSIIGTAIGLSLAGYKPVVEIQFGDYIWTAMMQIRNEVATMRYRSNNAWSCPMVIRVPVGGYIHGALCHSQSIDGFFLHLPGIRIAYPSNAADAKGLLKAACRMNDPVLFLEHKGLYRQGYAATPEPDDHFLLPFGKARIVEPGNDLTIVTWGAMVQKSIEAVKESDLDGSVEIIDLRTLNPLDMDTVGKSLEKTSKAMVVYEDTLTNGPGAEISAIIADRFFELLDGPVKRVASKDSPIPYNWFLEEQVLPQTSDISTAVNELMEY, encoded by the coding sequence ATGCCTAAACTTCATGGTTTTCAGAAAAAAGAATTGCTATCCATATATGAAAAATTAGTATTAGCTCGTCAGTTGGATGATAAAATGTTAATTATGTTAAAGCAGGGAAAAAGCTTTTTCCATATCGGCTGTTCCGGTCATGAGGCGGCTCAAATGGCAGCCGCAAAAACCCTGCGCCCCGGCGAAGATTGGGCTTTTCCGTATTACAGAGATGGCGCATTTTGTCTTGGGCTAGGCATGACGGCACGGGAACAACTTTTATGCTTTCTTTCTAAGAAAGAAGATCCAAACTCAGGCGGTCGCCAGATGCCCCAGCATTATGGGCATAAAGATCTCAGAATTGTCAGCCAGTCTAGCGCAACTGGAACTCAATTCCTACAGGCTGTTGGGTGTGCTATGGGAATAAAAAAAGATAAAACGAAAGAAATTGTATATGTTTCATCCGGCGAAGGAACCACAAGTCAAGGCGATTTTCATGAAGCGCTCAATTGGGCTAGTCGGGAGAAATTACCCGTAATATTTCATATTGAAGACAATGAATACGCAATAAGTGTTCATATTTCTGAGCAGACTTCGGGAAGTTCCGTGTTTTCTATGGTATCGGGATATCAAAATCTTGCCCGATTTGATGTGAATGGATCAGATTTTTTCGAAACAAATCTTGCGTTTCAAAAAGCAACTGAACGGGCGAGAAAGGGGAAAGGCCCATCTGTAATTGTATCTCATGTCGTAAGGCTTTTACCACATTCTTCATCTGATGATCAGCGAAAATACAGAACAGAAAAGGATTTGAAGAAAGATAAAGAGAAAGATCCTATCATTGAATTTGAAAAGGAATGCATCAAAACGAAGGTGATATCTAAAAAAGAATTTTCCGTCATTCGTAAAAAAATTATTACAAAGGTTGATCGTGATGCGAAATGGGCCGATGCGCAAACATTCCCGGATGCATCGACTGCGTTAGACCATATTTATGCATCGGATAGAAAAATTGAAGAACATCCTTTTAAAGAGATCAATGAAAAAATTGTTTTGGTTGATGCAATCAATCATGCCCTATCTGAAGAATTAGAACAAAATGAAAAAATGGTGGTTTACGGGCAAGATATTGCCGACCCCAAAGGCGGAGTATTCACTGCAACACGTGGACTTTCAGATTCATTCGGAAAATCGAGAGTTTTCAATTCGCCGTTGGCTGAATCTTCTATCATTGGAACTGCGATCGGGCTGAGCCTTGCAGGATATAAACCTGTTGTGGAAATTCAATTTGGTGATTATATCTGGACGGCGATGATGCAAATCCGAAATGAGGTGGCAACAATGCGATACCGGTCTAACAATGCATGGAGTTGTCCGATGGTAATTCGTGTTCCCGTTGGCGGATATATCCATGGTGCTCTTTGCCATAGTCAGTCCATCGATGGTTTTTTTCTGCATTTGCCCGGTATTCGCATTGCATATCCATCAAATGCTGCAGATGCAAAAGGGTTGTTGAAAGCAGCTTGCAGAATGAATGATCCGGTTTTGTTTTTAGAGCATAAAGGGTTGTATCGTCAAGGGTATGCTGCAACGCCGGAACCGGATGACCATTTTTTGCTTCCATTTGGAAAAGCTCGGATCGTTGAACCAGGAAATGATTTGACAATTGTAACCTGGGGCGCGATGGTTCAGAAATCTATAGAAGCTGTGAAGGAATCGGATTTGGACGGCAGCGTTGAAATTATCGATCTTAGGACGTTGAATCCTTTGGATATGGATACTGTTGGTAAATCGCTAGAAAAAACATCCAAAGCAATGGTTGTTTACGAAGACACCTTAACGAATGGCCCCGGTGCAGAAATATCCGCAATCATAGCGGATAGGTTTTTTGAATTATTGGATGGTCCCGTTAAGCGAGTCGCATCCAAAGATTCTCCTATTCCTTACAACTGGTTTTTAGAAGAACAAGTTTTACCGCAAACTTCTGATATATCCACCGCAGTAAACGAATTGATGGAGTATTAA
- a CDS encoding queuosine precursor transporter has product MNFRSTLYLVLAGIFIASLVSANLIFQKFFTWTPFGLYTFEMSVGILPYPITFLCTDLISELYGKKKADQVVIAGFAASLFVLLVVGIADRVPQTDWSPVGSDTFHSVFGLFGPAVFASMVAYLSAQFIDIRLFHFWKKLTNGKHLWLRNNGSTIFSQLIDTSAVLVLLCASGTIEWSKFLTLLQAGFLFKVLVALADTPLFYLGVYALKDKVKEEKLS; this is encoded by the coding sequence ATGAACTTTAGATCCACCTTGTATTTAGTTTTGGCAGGAATATTTATCGCATCCCTTGTGAGCGCGAATTTGATATTTCAAAAATTTTTTACATGGACGCCATTTGGGCTTTATACATTTGAGATGTCTGTTGGTATTCTACCGTATCCCATCACATTTTTGTGTACAGACCTTATTTCAGAACTCTATGGAAAGAAAAAAGCTGATCAGGTTGTGATAGCAGGTTTCGCCGCGAGCCTATTTGTATTGTTGGTGGTTGGAATAGCGGATAGGGTACCCCAAACAGATTGGTCTCCGGTTGGATCAGATACTTTTCATTCAGTATTCGGATTATTTGGCCCGGCAGTATTTGCATCCATGGTAGCTTATTTATCGGCACAATTTATTGATATCCGGTTATTCCATTTTTGGAAAAAACTTACTAACGGAAAACATCTCTGGCTGCGGAATAATGGCTCTACAATATTTTCTCAACTTATTGATACATCTGCTGTCTTAGTATTGTTATGTGCTTCCGGGACTATTGAATGGTCTAAATTCTTAACACTTTTACAGGCCGGTTTTCTTTTTAAAGTATTGGTTGCATTAGCAGATACACCATTATTTTATCTAGGCGTTTATGCCTTAAAAGATAAAGTAAAGGAAGAAAAATTGTCATGA
- a CDS encoding 6-carboxytetrahydropterin synthase, with protein MSYPFVTKIFSFSAAHKYGHEDWSDEKNAEVFGPDAELHGHNYTLEVTVTGDINPETGFIVDLAHLKDVVNEKIVKRIDHTQFEKTINWFKNKQPSSENLAQYIWQEIEPHIKGCALHRIRLKETNTIYTDYYGPGECCK; from the coding sequence ATGAGCTATCCCTTTGTCACAAAAATCTTTTCATTCTCGGCGGCCCATAAATACGGGCACGAAGATTGGTCTGATGAAAAGAATGCAGAAGTATTCGGCCCAGATGCGGAATTGCACGGACACAATTACACTCTTGAAGTAACCGTTACGGGCGATATCAACCCAGAGACTGGATTTATTGTTGATCTTGCTCATCTGAAGGATGTTGTGAATGAAAAAATTGTAAAACGAATTGATCACACGCAGTTTGAAAAAACTATTAACTGGTTTAAAAATAAACAACCAAGTTCTGAGAATTTAGCTCAATATATTTGGCAGGAAATAGAACCACATATCAAGGGTTGCGCACTTCATCGAATAAGACTAAAAGAAACAAACACAATTTATACGGATTATTACGGTCCCGGAGAATGCTGTAAATGA
- a CDS encoding 2-oxo acid dehydrogenase subunit E2 translates to MIVDIVMPKMGESITEGTIIEWKKNLGDPIALDEILLEIGTDKVDSEIPSAIAGTVVELLAEPNDVIEVGAVIARIKTDTEADSEDIELPIVEVKKSEVKRKNDPEKLDRKPINVAPDSSHSLEKNDGRFYTPVVQKIAQEKGISNVDLSAISGSGKNGRVTKKDILSYIENKGISTASPDVIGERTEMGHMRKLIADHMRKSLDTSAHAYLMSEVDMTSIVEFVAKQNESFARREGFPLTYTPFIVLATVQALIDFPDMNSSLEETTIIRNKNINIGLAVAVEKGLMVPVISHCEELNFLGLCRKIRDIAVRTRDKKINPSELQGSTFSITNYGIFDVTMGTSIINQPNVGILGVGTIKKRPVVLESTTGDSIGIRSIMGLTLGIDHRLIDGAGGARFIETVQKNLKSMELDKLF, encoded by the coding sequence ATGATTGTAGATATTGTTATGCCGAAAATGGGGGAATCCATTACCGAGGGTACAATTATTGAGTGGAAAAAAAATCTCGGAGATCCAATTGCGCTTGATGAAATTTTATTGGAGATAGGAACAGATAAAGTTGATTCTGAAATCCCCTCAGCAATTGCAGGAACAGTGGTGGAACTGCTTGCGGAACCAAACGATGTTATAGAAGTGGGTGCTGTCATTGCGCGGATTAAAACTGATACTGAAGCTGATTCTGAAGATATTGAACTACCGATTGTGGAAGTTAAAAAATCTGAGGTGAAAAGAAAAAATGATCCTGAAAAACTCGATCGAAAACCGATTAATGTTGCACCTGATAGCAGCCATTCACTGGAAAAGAATGATGGTAGATTTTATACACCTGTCGTGCAAAAAATTGCACAAGAAAAAGGAATATCCAATGTTGATTTATCCGCGATTTCCGGTTCGGGGAAAAATGGTCGTGTAACTAAAAAAGATATCCTCTCGTACATTGAAAATAAAGGTATTTCTACTGCGTCACCGGATGTTATTGGCGAAAGGACTGAGATGGGGCACATGCGCAAACTCATCGCGGATCATATGCGAAAAAGTCTTGATACATCAGCACACGCCTATCTTATGTCAGAAGTTGATATGACTTCTATCGTTGAATTTGTAGCTAAACAAAATGAATCATTTGCTCGGCGTGAAGGATTTCCGCTCACCTATACACCTTTTATTGTGCTGGCAACGGTTCAGGCATTGATTGATTTTCCGGATATGAATAGTTCCCTGGAAGAAACAACTATTATTCGAAATAAGAATATCAATATCGGACTTGCTGTTGCTGTTGAGAAAGGGTTGATGGTTCCTGTCATTTCGCATTGTGAAGAATTGAATTTTTTAGGATTATGTAGAAAAATCCGAGATATCGCTGTTCGTACAAGAGATAAAAAAATCAATCCGAGTGAGCTTCAAGGTTCGACTTTTTCAATTACAAATTATGGCATTTTTGATGTGACGATGGGGACATCAATTATAAACCAGCCTAATGTTGGTATTCTTGGTGTAGGAACTATCAAAAAGCGTCCGGTTGTGTTGGAATCAACAACAGGTGATAGTATTGGAATTAGAAGTATAATGGGTTTGACTTTGGGAATTGATCATCGATTAATTGATGGCGCTGGAGGTGCAAGGTTTATTGAAACTGTGCAAAAAAATCTAAAATCAATGGAATTGGATAAACTGTTTTGA
- the folE gene encoding GTP cyclohydrolase I FolE encodes MNNIEKTIKTLLTEIGEDPSREGLKKTPKRVAKSWNYFSSGYLTNIDELVNDAIFDEDCSEMIVVRDIEFFSMCEHHMIPFFGRCHVGYIPDKKVIGLSKIPRIVNAFARRLQVQERLTGQIAETIEKILNPVGVGIVMEGRHLCMQMRGVEKQNSFATTSAMLGQFRESSETRSEFMSIVGMRT; translated from the coding sequence ATGAATAATATAGAAAAAACGATTAAAACTTTACTAACCGAAATTGGTGAAGACCCAAGTCGCGAGGGTCTTAAAAAAACGCCAAAAAGAGTTGCAAAATCATGGAATTATTTTTCCAGCGGATACCTCACTAATATAGACGAATTAGTAAATGATGCTATTTTTGATGAAGATTGCAGCGAAATGATAGTTGTACGGGATATTGAATTTTTCAGTATGTGTGAACATCATATGATTCCTTTTTTCGGACGCTGCCACGTGGGTTACATCCCGGATAAAAAGGTGATTGGGCTTTCCAAGATTCCACGTATCGTGAATGCTTTCGCGAGGCGGCTTCAAGTACAGGAAAGATTAACGGGGCAGATTGCTGAAACGATTGAGAAAATATTGAACCCTGTCGGGGTTGGTATTGTGATGGAAGGCAGACACTTGTGTATGCAGATGCGCGGTGTGGAAAAGCAGAATAGTTTTGCAACAACGTCTGCAATGCTGGGACAATTCCGGGAATCTTCTGAAACTAGATCAGAATTTATGAGTATCGTTGGAATGAGAACTTAG
- the lipB gene encoding lipoyl(octanoyl) transferase LipB, translating into MSIKIQDLGKMDYNSAWNLQKALQKRVMAGKGEDTLLLVEHEPVYTFGKNADENHLLEHMSHDVKVFHIERGGDITFHGPGQLVGYPILDLNLYCKSITWYMRSLESVIIQTLESFGIKADVKEGLTGVWVNDEKIAALGVRISRWVTMHGFSLNVNTDLSYYDDIIPCGIFEYGVTSINKVMNCSVEIEDVKAVIIKEFNRIIIPKKCWN; encoded by the coding sequence ATGAGTATAAAAATACAAGACCTCGGCAAAATGGATTATAATTCCGCATGGAATCTGCAAAAAGCACTTCAGAAAAGGGTCATGGCCGGAAAAGGTGAAGACACGCTGCTGCTAGTTGAGCATGAGCCTGTTTATACCTTTGGGAAAAACGCCGATGAAAATCATTTGCTTGAGCATATGTCTCATGATGTGAAGGTTTTTCATATCGAGCGCGGCGGCGATATTACGTTTCATGGCCCCGGCCAACTTGTGGGATATCCCATTCTTGATTTGAATTTATATTGCAAAAGCATCACTTGGTATATGCGCAGTCTTGAAAGTGTTATAATTCAAACTTTGGAATCATTTGGAATTAAAGCCGATGTAAAAGAAGGGCTGACGGGTGTTTGGGTAAATGATGAAAAAATTGCAGCTTTGGGAGTTCGGATATCACGGTGGGTTACGATGCATGGGTTTTCATTAAATGTGAATACAGATCTTTCTTATTATGATGACATTATTCCCTGTGGAATTTTTGAATATGGTGTTACTTCGATCAATAAAGTGATGAATTGTTCCGTTGAAATTGAGGATGTTAAAGCAGTTATCATTAAAGAATTCAATCGGATTATCATCCCTAAGAAATGTTGGAATTAA
- the lpdA gene encoding dihydrolipoyl dehydrogenase gives MNSFDVAVLGGGPGGYVAAIRSAQLGLNTVIIEKAKLGGICLNWGCIPTKTLLKNAEALHIVKTSKKFGINIPKYSVDFPSTIKRSRDVADRLSKGIAYLIKKNKITHYEGTGKLITPKILEVVKGKKKQNITAKKIIIATGGRPQSFPGMKLDGKRIISSKEAMVLNKIPKKLIVIGSGAIGVEFAYFFNEYGSEVHLIEMLPRILPVEDEAVSKELARNFKKSKIKIYTETKVSKIDSLKSKVKVYLDKKGKQNILEGDLALVAVGVTGNVENIGLDDLGVKVKKGSIVINKFNQTNVENIYAIGDVTGPPWLAHVASAQGHVAAEHAAGRKPVPVDYTNIPGCTYCQPQVASIGLTEVEAKEKNYDVKVGKFDFKASGKALASGHTDGFVKLIFDAKYGELLGAHIIGSEATELIAELGMAKALESTWDELATTTHAHPTLSEAVMEAALDAMGQGVHQ, from the coding sequence ATGAATTCTTTTGATGTTGCTGTACTTGGTGGTGGTCCTGGAGGTTATGTGGCTGCCATAAGATCTGCTCAGCTTGGGTTAAATACTGTCATTATAGAAAAAGCAAAATTGGGTGGCATTTGTCTTAACTGGGGCTGTATTCCAACAAAGACTCTGTTAAAAAATGCCGAAGCACTTCATATTGTGAAAACAAGCAAGAAATTCGGGATCAATATCCCGAAATATTCAGTGGATTTTCCCTCAACAATTAAACGCAGCAGAGATGTTGCAGACAGACTTTCAAAGGGTATTGCTTATTTAATAAAAAAAAATAAAATTACGCATTACGAAGGGACGGGAAAACTTATCACCCCTAAAATATTGGAAGTGGTTAAGGGAAAAAAGAAACAAAATATAACTGCAAAAAAGATTATTATTGCAACTGGCGGTCGACCGCAATCATTTCCGGGAATGAAATTGGATGGAAAAAGAATTATATCATCAAAAGAAGCCATGGTGTTGAATAAAATCCCTAAAAAATTAATTGTTATTGGATCTGGAGCGATTGGGGTTGAATTTGCTTATTTTTTCAATGAATATGGATCAGAAGTGCACTTAATAGAAATGCTCCCACGAATTCTTCCTGTTGAAGATGAAGCAGTATCAAAAGAGCTTGCGCGCAATTTTAAAAAATCGAAAATAAAAATATATACAGAAACAAAGGTTTCAAAAATTGACTCATTAAAATCCAAAGTGAAGGTTTACCTAGATAAAAAAGGGAAACAAAATATTTTGGAAGGTGATTTAGCATTGGTTGCGGTTGGTGTGACGGGAAATGTTGAGAATATCGGTCTTGATGATTTGGGTGTTAAGGTTAAGAAAGGTTCCATTGTAATCAATAAATTCAACCAAACAAATGTGGAAAATATTTATGCCATTGGCGATGTAACCGGTCCGCCATGGCTGGCTCATGTAGCATCGGCGCAAGGGCATGTTGCGGCAGAACATGCAGCTGGTCGAAAACCTGTACCAGTTGATTATACAAATATTCCCGGGTGCACCTATTGCCAACCACAAGTTGCTTCAATTGGACTGACAGAAGTGGAAGCCAAAGAAAAAAATTATGATGTGAAAGTTGGAAAGTTTGATTTCAAAGCCAGTGGAAAAGCGTTGGCGTCCGGACACACAGATGGTTTTGTTAAATTAATATTTGATGCAAAGTACGGTGAATTGTTAGGTGCTCATATTATTGGCTCAGAAGCAACAGAATTGATTGCCGAATTGGGAATGGCAAAAGCATTAGAATCAACTTGGGACGAATTAGCAACGACTACACATGCACATCCAACTTTGTCCGAAGCAGTCATGGAAGCTGCATTAGATGCGATGGGGCAGGGAGTGCATCAATGA